The genomic stretch GAATTAAATTAAAACTGAACATCTGAAGTGGAAAAGCATAATACTATGACGTGCTCTTGTTAGCAATTTAAAGCAAGAGACCCCATAAATTGCATGTCAGGAAGTTATGAAATCTTGACACTGTTTGGGACACTAAAGATATATAATAGAACTATGGAAGGAAACTAAATAAAGTTAGAGAGCTATGCAGGCCACTTGCCACCATAGGCACAGGGAAAATCAATAATATTCTAACCACCACAGGCTTGAAATTGTTGGTTGTATAGGTCATGTCATGCACTCTTGCTTTGGGAAAGAGTGAGACGGTGACACAATATGGTAGCTGCTCTTGTGTAATCCTGTACTTTCGTAGcctgtttttattatttttccacGCACACGCTACCCTCTCCTCTACGGGATTCTCTTCCTCCGTGCCACATCTCACCTTCACTTGTTTCTGTCCGTTAAAATACACAGATCGAAGCTCTCACGCACACAAAGTCCAATTGCACTCGTTGCAGAATCCTGCCTGATCGTGCAGTCGTGCTGGCCTATATGCATTTATGATTCATGGCTGCAATTGGCCGGCCATTGCACAGCAGTTTAAGAAAAGGAAGCCCATGCGTGGGCGGtggcaataaaaaaaaaagatctacCTGCTTCAGGTGTTTTGGTCGTGCGACAGATGGATACCGGCAGCTTCAGTTTTTCTTAGAGAATACCATGGCATATAGCGTCTCAACCATGTTAGAAAAGATTTTATTTCTCCAGTTGCAATACACAGACATATTTGGTAGTAAAACAAAGATACGGAGTGCATCTGCTCCTTGCGACCGTGTTATACCTATCGATTGTGGACCACTTCATTATTTTTTATCTGGTATATGCTTAATAGGGAGCAGATCAGCACGCAGCGCAGTACTTTGTACCATAGCGGAGGAAAACCTTTTGCAGTTAAGAGATTTAGCTTACTACCTGCAGGCTGTAGCATGCCAATATGCACATCACGGGCCAAAAACAGACAAGTACTATGCTTGTATTCAAGAGGATTCACAAAATTTAGAAAGGTCAGATTTAAGCACTCGTGGCCTCAACCATGAGTAACCATTATATGACACACTATCAAGTCTCAAGAGTGTAGTATGTGGGAAAATGTGTGATATATATGTCTGTTTACAATTACATGGTACACACTGGCTACCACAGCCATATAACCCGTCCAGACCTAGTCTCCATTACCAAGATCAAGTATTTTCACAAGAATACATGCAACGTGGTGTTGATGACGGTATCGGCAAGCAGCTTGTACATCTTCTCCGTGGGATGGATCGCGTCGAAGAACACATACTTGTTGGCGTTTCCACATAGCATCGAGGTGCTGAAGCTGCAAAAGTAGCCTGCCTCGAAAAGCCCGGTCCCACAGCAACCTTGTACTGCATTGTCAAATCCTGCGCACGCACCAGGAAAGGAGAAATGAAACTATCTGGTTCGATAGCCTCTTACTTTGCGCTACACTCTTATTAATCAATGTTTGATACTTTTAACAACGAAATGTTTGGCTAGACATATAATTTCATACATCCTAGTGAAGGTTTTGAGAACAAATTTGCTAACTCGTTTTCTTTATGATGACTTTGAAATTCCGCTAATTATTTGTATATAAGAGAAATAATCCTAAATTTGTGTCCGAAATTATTTGGTAGCACAAAACATACTAACCTACGCCTCTAGTTGATGCTAAATGTATACTCTCCCAAACAGATCTTTCTGGCTTTTATTTATTCCTCATTACCATATTACTATATGTACTCcctcatcccaaattgtaggttgttttaacttttctagatgcatacaaatatttatgAGCGATTTATAATTTTAAACAAAGGGAGTAGCAACATAATTCAATTCAAGTTCCAACGAACATGTCAACCGAAAAACTGTGTGCAAGTGCAGAGAAACTTTCAGTAATGAGGCGAGGGCACTGTTGAATTCTACAGCCGCTGCGACGTGTTGCCAAGGCATGGCATGTGGCGCCCATGCATGGCGGCCGGAGCTGAGAAGAGCACCATTAATGGAGACGACGTACGGCAGCACATGAATGCAGCGAGCTAGCTACCGCCTGCATGGCTATCTTGTGAGCACGAAACAATCAATGGAGGGCGCGGTGCATGTGCGGGTGACAGCTCACCGTAGTCGGCCGGCTTGCTGACGACGGTGGCAAGGAGCTGGTACGTGTCGGCGAAGACGAGCCGCAGCCCCCGGAggtccttattgagcttggcgACGAGGTCCTGCAGCTTGGCGTTGAAGGTCCTTGCGACAGCGTTGTACTGCTCGTTGCACTCGCCGGGGTCGCCGCGGTTGCCGATCCGCTCGGCGGGGAGGCAGCCCATGGGCGTGAGCCCCGTGAAGTCCATCTTGCGGCCGCCGACCGCGTGCACGCGGCGGATGGCGGCCTCGGCGAGCCCGAGGAGGTAGGCCTCGTACTCGCCCACTGTGTACTGCATCCGCCGCTCCGGCAGGTTGTAGTAGTTCTCGATGAAGTCGTTGG from Setaria italica strain Yugu1 chromosome II, Setaria_italica_v2.0, whole genome shotgun sequence encodes the following:
- the LOC101753452 gene encoding GDSL esterase/lipase At2g04570 isoform X1, translating into MSSLQRYLPWLIFFLLHGGRGAAAGKVPAIIVFGDSSVDTGNNNFIPTIARSNFWPYGRDYANGLPTGRFSNGRLATDFISEAFGLPPSIPAYLDTNCSIDQLATGVSFASAATGLDNATAGVLSVITLDEQLAYFKEYTDRLKVAKGDAAAKEIISEALYIWSIGTNDFIENYYNLPERRMQYTVGEYEAYLLGLAEAAIRRVHAVGGRKMDFTGLTPMGCLPAERIGNRGDPGECNEQYNAVARTFNAKLQDLVAKLNKDLRGLRLVFADTYQLLATVVSKPADYGFDNAVQGCCGTGLFEAGYFCSFSTSMLCGNANKYVFFDAIHPTEKMYKLLADTVINTTLHVFL